A genomic segment from Neobacillus sp. YX16 encodes:
- a CDS encoding nucleoside recognition domain-containing protein has protein sequence MVNYIWVFMTIVGFVFAMINGTMAEVNKAIFDGAKEAVTLCIGLISILVFWLGMMRIAQESGLLDLLSKLFRPFVKRIFPDVPTNHPAMGYILSNMIANMFGLGNAATPLGIKAMEELKQLNGGKNSASRSMVTFLAINTASITIIPTTVIAIRMNYNSASPTEIVVPTLIATIISMLGAVMIDRYFYNRRSRKG, from the coding sequence ATGGTTAATTACATTTGGGTATTTATGACAATTGTTGGCTTTGTATTTGCCATGATAAACGGAACAATGGCAGAAGTAAATAAGGCAATATTTGATGGGGCAAAGGAAGCTGTGACACTCTGTATTGGGTTAATCAGCATTCTTGTATTTTGGTTAGGGATGATGCGGATTGCACAAGAATCGGGATTACTAGATTTGTTGTCTAAGTTATTTCGCCCGTTCGTTAAAAGAATATTTCCTGATGTGCCAACCAATCACCCTGCCATGGGGTATATATTGTCTAATATGATTGCGAACATGTTTGGGTTAGGTAATGCTGCTACACCGCTTGGAATCAAAGCGATGGAGGAATTAAAACAATTAAATGGCGGCAAGAATTCAGCCAGCAGGTCTATGGTCACCTTTTTAGCAATAAATACTGCAAGCATTACCATCATTCCTACAACAGTCATTGCAATCAGGATGAACTACAATTCTGCCTCTCCGACTGAAATTGTTGTACCAACCTTAATTGCCACCATCATCTCAATGCTTGGAGCAGTTATGATAGATCGTTATTTTTATAATCGACGAAGTCGTAAAGGATGA